The following proteins come from a genomic window of Micromonas commoda chromosome 2, complete sequence:
- a CDS encoding mitochondrial carrier family (phosphate): MCGGVAGAFSKTCTAPLARITILRQLQSTGAVAGWAGTAKVGIVPALAKIIREEGVRALWKGNMVTVIQRLPYSSINFYLYENIMDFLEGEGAFGRGRNEGRGLGWDVARRLVAGGSAGMIACACTYPLDLVRTRLAAQTTVRHYDGLLHALFVIGSKEGPRGLYRGLAPTLAQIGPNLAINFAAYETLSKLAKEHELGERVPPAIVSLACGSTSAVVSATATYPLDLVRRRLQMRCAQDRGHGFVRVFRDIFAAEGFGGFYRGIIPEYAKVVPGVSITYMTYELL; encoded by the exons AtgtgcggcggcgtggcgggcgcgttcAGCAAGACGTGCACCGCACCGCTCGCGCGCATCACGATTCTGCGCCAGCTGCAGAGCACGGGCGCCGTGGCGGGATGGGCGGGCACCGCCAAGGTTGGcatcgtccccgcgctcgcgaagatCATCAGGGAGGAGGGAGTCCGCGCGCTGTGGAAGGGGAACATGGTCACGGTCATACAGCGCCTGCCTTACTCCTCCATCAACTTTTACCTCTACGAGAACATCATGGACttcctcgagggcgagggcgccttCGGCCGGGGCAGGAACGAGGGA CGGGGTCTCGGctgggacgtcgcgcggaggctcgtcgcgggtggCTCCGCGGGGATgatcgcgtgcgcgtgcACGTACCCGCTGGACCTCGTGCGAACCCGTCTGGCGGCGCAGACCACCGTGCGCCACTACGACGGCTTGTTGCACGCGCTGTTCGTCATCGGGAGCAAGGAGGGACCGAGGGGTTTATACCGGGGCTTGGCTCCGACGTTGGCGCAGATCGGTCCGAACCTCGCAATCAActtcgccgcgtacgagACGTTATCGAAGCTGGCCAAGGAGCACGAGCTGGGCGAACGCGTGCCACCCGCGATCGTGTCGCTCGCGTGCGGcagcacgagcgcggtggtcagcgccaccgccacgtACCCCCTGGACCTGGTTCGGCGCCGGCTGCAGATGCGTTGCGCGCAAGACAGGGGGCACGGATTCGTCCGGGTGTTTCGCGacatcttcgccgcggagggttTCGGCGGGTTCTACCGGGGGATCATACCGGAGTACGCCAAGGTGGTGCCCGGGGTGAGCATCACGTACATGACGTACGAGCTGCTGA
- a CDS encoding predicted protein: MLTGTRASVARPTRAESGRGASTSRPGRLARVLRRASRSPGEVADAQTPDDEDEDPRIKLGAVAATSQIFKNMPKLERKAERKADDDLAMLDNLVDGDDVDASEWFGGGGRNFTRLVQQQGDVCAASEYPPDSEEARLDEFWRSRGVRERAYRERLVGMGATLASEVAGRSLYRNPDVLGHRLDRLQTVFPGVDVAQMMWKSPAVIQLPIRTIVSRFVSLRWALVGVGDVAKIVEGQPGILLRHTGEIAAEMAALKAEFPEVNVGAAVQREPSLLTAECDVTRRLERLAELRKFGKLSPSMRLFYDGGDGSGNAMLFAKVFMEETKPHDGNWW; this comes from the coding sequence ATGCTGACTGGAACGcgggcgtcggtggcgcgtccgacccgcgccgagaGCGGCCGCGGGGCGTCCACGTCTCGCCCCGGGCGTCTCGCGAgagtccttcgccgcgcgtctcgatcCCCCGGTgaggtcgccgacgcccaaacccccgacgacgaggacgaggacccgcgcatcaagctcggcgcggtcgccgcgacgtcccagATTTTCAAGAACATGCCCAAGCTCGAGAGGAAGGCGGAGAGgaaggcggacgacgacctcgcgatGCTCGACAACctcgtggacggcgacgacgtcgatgcgtcggagtggttcggcggcggtggacgcaaTTTCACGAGGCTCGTCCAGCAACAGGGCGACGTATGCGCGGCTTCGGAGTACCCTCCCgactcggaggaggcgaggttGGACGAGTTCTGGCGCTCTCGAGGAGTCCGGGAACGGGCGTACAGGGAGCGCCTGGTGGGAATGGGcgccacgctcgcgtcggaggtTGCCGGCCGGAGCCTCTACCGCAACCCCGACGTGCTCGGCCACCGGCTGGACCGCCTGCAGACCGTCTTcccgggcgtggacgtcgcgcagATGATGTGGAAATCGCCGGCTGTGATCCAGCTGCCGATTCGGACGATCGTGTCGCGGTTCGTGTCCCTGCGTTGGGCGCTCGTGggcgtcggggacgtcgccaagATCGTGGAGGGGCAACCGGGGATACTGCTCAGGCACACGggggagatcgccgcggagatggcggcgctcaaggcggagTTTCCGGAGGTTAACGTCGGCGCTGCGGTTCAGAGGGAGCCGTCGCTGCTCACCGCTGAGTGCGACGTGACGCGGCGGCTTGAACGACTGGCCGAGCTGAGGAAGTTTGGTAAGCTGAGCCCGTCGATGCGGCTGTTctacgacggcggcgacgggtcggGCAACGCGATGCTCTTCGCGAAGGTGTTCATGGAGGAGACCAAGCCGCACGACGGAAACTGGTGGTGA
- a CDS encoding hypothetical protein (unknown protein), translating into MDWANVTPGELMDALREVDWNMRPRPLTEFFARFTPPKSQGKLTSRLKCNIYYYRANYFALLVLSFVVAFFRNPFALFACAMSCLSLLCANDSFAQSMSEKITRTVRKYHPPTAAWMRRNANVAAAPSRPYSKSKVVHICGFQRLHVVAFLCVLSFFMLRSSRAVSTVLWALGMFAVGTLAHASLRSPNLKARLSSYREEFRAVWRGYSEA; encoded by the exons ATGGACTGGGCTAATGTCACCCCGGGGGAGCTCATGGACGCGCTGCGTGAG GTGGACTGGAACATGCGTCCGCGCCCCTTGACGGAGTTCTTCGCCAGATTCACCCCACCGAAGTCGCAGGGCAAGCTCACGTCCAGGCTGAAGTGCAACATCTACTACTACCGCGCCAACTActtcgcgctcctcgtcctcaGCTTTGTCGTTGCGTTTTTCCGCAATCCGTTTGCGCTGTTTGCGTGCGCGATGTCTTGCCTGTCGCTGCTGTGCGCCAACGACAGCTTCGCGCAGTCGATGAGCGAGAAGATCACGAGGACGGTGCGGAAGTAccacccgccgacggcggcgtggatgCGCAGGAACGCGAACGTGGCGGC GGCGCCTAGTCGTCCGTACAGCAAGTCGAAGGTGGTGCACATCTGCGGGTTTCAGCGCTTGCACGTGGTGGCGTTTCTGTGCGTGCTGTCGTTTTTCATGCTGAGGAGCTCCAGAGCGGTGAGCACGGTGCTCTGGGCGCTCGGGATGTTCGCCGTGGGTACCCTGGCCCACGCGTCCCTGAGGAGTCCCAACCTCAAGGCGAGGCTCAGTAGCTATAGGGAGGAGTTCAGGGCGGTGTGGCGCGGGTATAGCGAGGCGTAG
- a CDS encoding predicted protein, whose protein sequence is MEKKTHKGDKPDPESLTNSPGRPKKPLSTGKYLKDDPGWLGPFNSMVWQFPNSMLYITLVVGLCVYYTLRQKGYSTSPFIGAAVVEVLLSTDNICLFHQIFEHFRVPREIRPGLLFIGTPFMVLIRGLLFFALKGIYDYLKPLMLVLGAFCMWQGAYVFYQTIIGEEEDDDDPSNSTIVKWAKGCLGGRMVDKYHGSAIWVYVEGILRITPMLLVIVVIELTDVAFCIDGVSTIFMVDHVHVSTLFLGDIVAACLVRALYPQLAGTVELFPDLNYSVACVLVLVGVDMCSGVFGHDFPPGFLALAMAVLFTLGMASSVMRGVCRKEEAAAAEETKALLGDSKYGATK, encoded by the coding sequence ATGGAGAAGAAAACGCATAAGGGCGACAAGCCCGACCCCGAGTCGTTAACGAACAGCCCCGGGCGGCCAAAGAAACCACTGAGTACCGGGAAGTACCTGAAGGATGACCCGGGCTGGCTGGGCCCGTTCAACTCCATGGTGTGGCAGTTCCCCAACAGCATGTTGTACATCACGCTCGTGGTCGGCCTGTGCGTCTACTACACGCTGAGGCAGAAAGGATACAGCACGTCGCCGTTCATCGGCGCGGCAGTCGTCGAGGTGCTGCTGAGCACGGACAACATCTGCCTGTTCCACCAGATCTTCGAGCACTTCAGGGTGCCCCGCGAGATCAGGCCCGGCCTCCTGTTCATCGGAACCCCGTTCATGGTGCTCATCCGCGGTCTGCTGTTCTTCGCACTCAAGGGCATCTATGATTACCTCAAGCCCCTGATGCTGGTGCTCGGAGCCTTCTGCATGTGGCAGGGCGCGTATGTCTTTTACCAGACAAtcatcggcgaggaggaggacgacgacgaccccaGCAACTCCACGATCGTGAAGTGGGCCAAGGGATGCCTCGGGGGGCGGATGGTGGACAAATACCACGGCTCCGCGATCTGGGTCTACGTCGAGGGGATCCTTCGGATCACGCCGATGCTCCTggtcatcgtcgtcatcgagcTGACGGATGTCGCGTTTTGCATCGACGGGGTGTCCACGATCTTCATGGTGGACCACGTGCACGTGTCCACGCTCTTCCTCGGTGATATCGTGGCGGCGTGCCTCGTCAGGGCGCTGTACCCGCAGCTCGCGGGCACCGTCGAGCTGTTCCCCGACCTCAACTACTCGGTGGCGTGCGTGCTCGTGCTCGTGGGCGTTGACATGTGCTCTGGCGTCTTTGGGCACGATTTCCCCCCAGggttcctcgcgctcgcgatggcggtgcTCTTCACCCTGGgcatggcgtcgtcggtgatgcGCGGCGTGTGCAGGAAGGaagaggctgccgcggcggaggagaccaAGGCGCTCCTGGGCGACAGCAAATACGGCGCCACAAAGTAA
- a CDS encoding predicted protein, with translation MGRLVTLATILALCWLNSADAVGETKHVPLEKNVQGLIQAGYPRERAEEALRAVGNADCCTKQIHWLFEQNKKRAEEGEPKKMSSECHKRDATDYDGYAVKWGSANVQETWEACCESCKNYKPEAPHFYPCNIWVFCPEKDGCFAPAAGDFIHGQCWLKFQEDPTNPHVNMRGDYSAEYRKTHPSAPKSVQWVAGSIVEEGQTVGNGTWSSRSHWRR, from the coding sequence ATGGGACGGCTGGTGACGCTGGCGACGATCCTCGCCCTGTGCTGGTTGAATAGCGCGGATGCGGTGGGTGAGACGAAACACGTCCCTCTGGAAAAGAACGTGCAGGGCCTGATACAGGCTGGGTACCCGAGGGAGcgagccgaggaggcgctccgAGCGGTGGGGAACGCCGATTGCTGCACGAAGCAAATACACTGGCTCTTCGAGCAGAACAAGAAGCGCGCAGAGGAGGGTGAACCGAAGAAGATGAGCTCCGAGTGCCACAAGAGGGACGCTACGGACTACGACGGGTACGCGGTAAAGTGGGGCAGCGCCAACGTCCAGGAGACCTGGGAGGCTTGCTGCGAGAGTTGCAAGAACTACAAACCCGAAGCTCCACATTTCTACCCTTGCAACATCTGGGTCTTCTGCCCGGAGAAGGATGGGTGTTTCGCTCCCGCGGCTGGCGACTTCATCCACGGGCAGTGCTGGCTGAAGTTCCAGGAGGACCCCACGAACCCGCACGTCAACATGCGCGGAGACTACTCGGCGGAGTACAGGAAGACGCACCCGTCGGCGCCAAAGTCGGTGCAGTGGGTGGCGGGATCAATCGTGGAGGAGGGACAGACAGTCGGCAACGGCACTTGGTCCAGCAGAAGCCACTGgagacgatga
- a CDS encoding predicted protein codes for MGVIGDNPSYPVVDRAPTFGTVVGNFNATDYRDWATWTAVSFPVGWMSGAMSGPGIRVPAMYASGLIGGLAGFMWAYQSSGGRLMGFLPNEAEVRSAGR; via the exons ATGGGCGTCATCGGAGACAACCCCAGTTACCCCGTGGTGGATCGCGCGCCCACGTTCGGGACCGTAG TGGGCAACTTCAACGCGACGGACTACCGCGATTGGGCAACGTGGACCGCGGTGTCATTTCCCGTGGGCTGGATGTCGGGCGCCATGTCCGGCCCCGGCATCAGGGTCCCCGCCATGTACGCGTCGGGGTTGATCGGTGGGCTCGCGGGGTTCATGTGGGCTTACCAATCGAGTGGCGGACGGCTCATGGGATTTCTCCCAAACGAAGCCGAGGTGAGGAGCGCGGGGCGATGA
- a CDS encoding predicted protein — translation MNLYDPHDDALDHVQPNKPHADALRKLRAGLANDPHGMMRWWEGDYPCKMPWRGIRCEGGNGVTHIIMSNRGLSGHIDPAIGLIETLQVLDLGNNFIFHEIPGEAIANLTRLETLNLHNNKIRGKIPPELGNSTSLVHIGLSRNLLAGPIPKELGKIQTLVSLDLAMNFLNGTIPAELGDLIYLAELNLGKNRLRGAIPPELIPEDRVSKLVTLRMSSNMLEGTVPTWWGSQLKYLQILDLSRNWLIGDVPPALADIPNLRELWLNHNKFMRGETPAVLTNKGLQVLVR, via the coding sequence ATGAACCTGTACGATCctcacgacgacgcgctcgaccaCGTCCAGCCGAATAAGccgcacgcggacgcgcttcGCAAGCTGCGCGCCGGTCTCGCGAACGATCCCCACGGGATGATGCGGTGGTGGGAGGGTGACTACCCGTGCAAGATGCCGTGGCGGGGTATACGGTGCGAGGGGGGCAACGGCGTGACGCACATTATCATGAGCAACAGGGGGCTCAGCGGGCACATCGACCCGGCGATAGGGCTCATAGAGACCCTCCAGGTGCTCGACCTGGGGAATAACTTCATCTTTCACGAAATCCCCGGCGAGGCCATAGCAAACCTCACCAGGCTGGAGACCTTGAACCTGCACAACAACAAGATAAGGGGGAAAATACCTCCAGAGCTGGGTAACTCCACGTCGCTGGTGCACATCGGGTTATCGAGGAACCTGTTGGCAGGGCCGATACCAAAGGAGTTGGGAAAGATACAGACGCTGGTGTCGCTGGACCTCGCGATGAACTTCCTTAACGGGACCATCCCTGCCGAGCTTGGCGACCTCATCTACCTGGCTGAGCTGAACCTTGGAAAGAACCGTCTGCGTGGCGCCATTCCGCCGGAACTGATCCCTGAGGACAGGGTGAGCAAGCTGGTGACGCTGCGGATGAGCAGTAACATGTTGGAGGGGACGGTGCCGACGTGGTGGGGGTCACAGCTCAAGTACCTGCAGATCCTCGACCTGAGCAGGAACTGGCTCATCGGCGACGTGCCGCCGGCACTGGCGGATATTCCGAACTTGAGGGAGCTGTGGCTGAACCACAACAAGTTTATGCGCGGGGAGACGCCGGCGGTGTTGACCAATAAAGGGCTGCAGGTGCTGGTGCGGTGA
- a CDS encoding predicted protein: protein MAKDKPPSRGPKIPDDVDAPPAGGKRKPSSQGRKTKTKTKSKQKSGGLDPIVCIGIGAALVPLVRGIVRAIRNRQNGGGDGEGGSRSAFSFDKKGKKGKAKGGGKSASGGGEGGIRRPPGAASPSGMPRSGKMANNKKAKAKSKERKERQKAEAEAEKHRPGQLPKVGDRLPNGKVVVKEGNNVPKDEDIVGGEAGKTFTTTSHLKVPTWYARVREERGND from the coding sequence atggCGAAGGACAAGCCCCCGAGCCGAGGGCCCAAGATcccggacgacgtggacgccccgcccgccggcggcaaGCGCAAGCCGTCGTCCCAGGGGAGGAAGACCAAGACCAAGACCAAGTCGAAGCAAAAGAGCGGGGGCCTCGATCCCATCGTGTGCatcggcatcggcgccgcgctggtgccGCTGGTGCGGGGGATCGTCCGCGCGATCAGGAATAGGcagaacggcggcggcgacggcgagggaggctcACGCAGCGCGTTTAGCTTTGACaagaaggggaagaaggggaaggcgaagggcggcggaaagagcgcgtcgggcggcggggagggcggCATCCGCAggcccccgggcgcggcgtcgccgagcggcATGCCCCGCAGCGGTAAGATGGCCAACAATAaaaaggccaaggccaagtcCAAGGAGCGGAAGGAGCGTCaaaaggcggaggcggaggcggagaagcaCCGGCCGGGGCAGCTCCCGAAGGTTGGAGACAGGCTGCCCAACGGGAAGGTCGTCGTGAAGGAGGGTAACAACGTGCCGAAGGACGAGGACATCGTGGGAGGCGAGGCGGGCAAGACGttcacgacgacgtcacaCCTCAAGGTGCCCACGTGGTACGCCAGAGTCCGGGAGGAGAGAGGGAACGACtga
- a CDS encoding predicted protein produces MAKQVVEACVNAGTCAAGASHYAALISALASIWTQVRHQLVATMNNDLIGGSVALAVASTLVGVAWRLWRWIRGVAHDRMFVTYEIPSGTPQYFAALRWVYDQPAVRRASRRLVVNPIGTPLAAADGADSHAPSSAPDDPEDPLELGLHTVPMLLRDQSLCTRVGGAIVWVGHGGGTTGGEGVAAGGVADGPGLGAMGGGGARGSWYQQLLSGTRGHAGLAHASAFGWEGGMSGGMSGGMSGGMSGVAGALRLTVMGLDGEETVRRILASGHRLGRGTARRFTRVYLPSAVVRSHGRGDGKHAWTRPEWVDAGAKPARPISSVILKGDDAKDVLADARAFLGLERWYAERGIPYRRGYLLHGPPGSGKTSLVCAVAGELRLPIYQLRLSGAGLDDEAFQRLLAATSRRAVVLLEDVDAARGAAVGSRTGDAMNRVSPGGVEYGGGVDGGSGRRGSFDDPSAGGLTLPGLLNALDGVGAVDGRLLFMTCHRASSLEPALVRPGRIDVRVGFGPPDRAQAAALFRHFYRAPTRRTGTPSIGADGKMNRHGETRADDDSARSSPEKKKKKKKKKRPVAFGGAPPPTDPDSLDRLAERFADAAARSMWDLHPDGDDVAASMAALQGHLMMHREDPEGAVDSL; encoded by the coding sequence ATGGCGAAGCAGGTGGTGGAGGCCTGCGTCAACGCGggcacgtgcgcggcgggcgcgagccacTACGCCGCGCTGATATCCGCTCTGGCATCCATCTGGACTCAGGTGAGGCACCAGCTCGTCGCCACGATGAACAACGACCTCATCGGCGGtagcgtcgcgctcgccgtggcTTCcacgctcgtcggcgtcgcgtggcGGCTGTGGCGAtggatccgcggcgtcgcccacgaCAGGATGTTCGTCACGTACGAAATACCGAGCGGCACCCCGCAGTacttcgccgcgctgcgctgGGTGTACGACCAACCCGCGGTccgacgcgcgtcccgaCGACTCGTCGTGAATCCCATCGGAaccccgctcgcggcggccgacggcgccgactcccacgcgccgtcgtccgcgcccgacgaccCGGAGGATCCCCTGGAGCTCGGCCTGCACACCGTCCCGATGTTGCTCAGGGACCAGTCGCTGTGCACGCGCGTGGGCGGGGCGATCGTGTGGGTGggacacggcggcgggacgacggggggcgaaggcgtcgcggcgggcggggtcgccgacggaccgggcctcggcgcgatgggaggcggcggcgccagggGTTCGTGGTACCAGCAGCTGCTCtccggcacccgcgggcaCGCGGGGCTCGCGCACGCTTCGGCGTTCGGCTGGGAGGGCGGTATGAGCGGCGGTATGAGCGGCGGTATGAGCGGCGGTatgagcggcgtcgcgggagcgTTGCGGCTCACAGTCAtgggcctcgacggcgaggagacgGTACGACGGATCCTCGCGTCGGgccaccgcctcggccggggtaccgcgcggcggttcaCGCGGGTGTACCTGCCGTCCGCGGTGGTTCGTtcgcacgggcgcggggacggtaaacacgcgtggacgcgacccgagtgggtcgacgcgggggcgaaaCCCGCGAGGCCCATCTCGTCGGTGATACtcaagggcgacgacgctaAGGACGTgctggcggacgcgagggcgttcCTGGGGTTGGAGCGGTGGTACGCGGAGCGGGGTATCCCGTACCGACGGGGGTACCTCCTGCACGGCCCGCCTGGGAGCGGGAAGACGAGCCTGGTGTGCGCCGTGGCCGGCGAGCTTCGTCTGCCGATTTACCAGCTGCGGctctcgggcgcggggctggacgacgaggcgttccagcggctgctcgcggcgacgtcgaggcgcgcggtggtgctgctggaggacgtggacgccgcgaggggcgcggcggtcgggtccAGGACCGGGGACGCGATGAACCGCGTGAGCCCGGGAGGCGTCGAATATGGGGGAGGGGTCGACGGGGGAAGCGGACGACGGGGCAGCTTCGACGACCCCTCCGCCGGGGGTCTGACGCTACCCGGCCTGCTcaacgccctcgacggcgtcggcgccgtggacgggCGGCTGCTCTTCATGACGTGCCACCGCGCTTCATCGCTGGAGCCCGCGCTGGTTCGACCGGGTCGGATCGACGTGAGGGTCGGCTTCGGCCCGCCCGACAGGGcgcaagccgccgcgctcttccGACACTTTtaccgcgcgccgacgcgacggacggggacgccgtcgatcggcgcggaTGGGAAGATGAATCGTCACGGCGAGACGCGagcggacgacgacagcgcgAGGTCATCgcccgagaagaagaagaagaagaagaagaagaagcgccccgtcgcgttcggcggtgcgccgccgccgacggacccGGACTCGTTGGATCGACTCGCCGAGCgcttcgcggacgcggcggcgcggtcgatgTGGGATCTGCAcccggacggcgacgacgtcgcggcgtccatggcggcgcTGCAGGGACACCTGATGATGCACCGCGAGGATCCCGAGGGCGCGGTCGATAGCTTATGA
- a CDS encoding predicted protein: MATPPAVLAVMRAARVVCRTPRDAVMFAVHCTFLAEGYVLLAAGDNVDPMMFQEKEEEPDDGLPKRKPDPHVGWNDMDDEYAFKYCALADYDNSAQAPAPAHVGAILKAIFIGNTLMCHSVRTEDGARAHNPDAPLASLELPMGTHARVADEVTLAADPTLALADVAALVGVVRTTLVDPVRRSIPDGESGDGKSGEGVGGVDARGPGARGETGSAAGEGRDGWLPRASAGVPNPPGARFDPYGPVPGMGGPPRGFGPLGGFDGDPRFAPGPRGPPELVNPDVEFGGVPDGFYPIAPGAGAAGARGARVPPGWPGAGGAPRWNPDLGPPPEG, encoded by the coding sequence ATGGCGACACCACCGGCGGTCCTCGCGGTCatgagggcggcgcgcgtcgtctgcAGAACCCCGCGGGACGCCGTCATGTTCGCGGTGCACTGCACCTTCCTGGCGGAAGGCTACGtcctgctcgccgcgggcgacaaCGTGGACCCGATGATGTTccaggagaaggaggaggaacccGACGACGGGTTGCCCAAGCGCAAACCCGACCCGCACGTCGGGTGGAacgacatggacgacgagtACGCGTTCAAGTACTGCGCCCTGGCCGACTACGACAACTCGGCACaggcccccgcccccgcgcacgtCGGCGCGATACTCAAGGCGATCTTCATCGGCAACACGCTCATGTGCCACTCGGTGCGcaccgaggacggcgcgcgcgcacacaaccccgacgcgccgctgGCGAGTTTGGAGCTGCCGATGGGAACgcacgcgcgggtggcggacgaggtgacgctcgcggcggatcccacactcgcgctcgccgacgtcgccgcgctcgtcggcgtcgttcgaACGACGCTCGTCGATCCCGTGCGGCGTTCGATCCCCGACGGCGAGAGCGGGGACGGCAAGAGCGGGGAGGGCGTCGgtggggtggacgcgcgcggaccgggcgcgaggggcgagacggggtcggcggcgggcgaagGGAGGGACGGATGGCttccccgcgcgagcgccggcgtcccAAACCCGCCAGGCGCGCGGTTCGACCCGTACGGTCCGGTTCCCGGCATGggaggaccgccgcgcgggttcggacccctcggcgggttcgacgggGACCCGAGGTTCGCGCCGGGGCCCCGGGGTCCGCCGGAGTTGGTCAACCCGGATGTGGAGTTTGGCGGCGTGCCCGACGGGTTTTATCCaatcgcgccgggcgccggggccgcgggtgcccggggcgcgcgcgtgccgccgGGATGGCCGGGtgccgggggcgcgccgaggtggaaCCCCGACCTCGGTCCCCCGCCGGAGGGATGA
- a CDS encoding predicted protein has protein sequence IPTFFRPKKINVGFLASELRATAHRVALQYKERGLLEDDELEDLWGRITDSRISYEELRVVRDDFAAALDAANPGGDGAGRVAHYFTAKTFARFARDAHGRINGRTFMEFVVRHVALTQSRINLGCHDSDADGWLTEDDLEAFVGRSVTTMTALQSLPMGFANQYRRIATRRFMFFNDPRRRGKARISALLASDALSEFNELHAAREDDPSLAKNWFSLASAQRVYKSYLDLDLDMNGTLSKAELKKYTVDPRNAALGCTAQGLTDLFVDRLFEEHSKAMESEMDFHAFLDFVLAWSDKEHPASLAYFFRVLDVNRTGALTNAEIWTFLKSIHETWTSDPDNYDLNMLDVQDEIFDMVKPAEAGRITLEDLQRCGCAGTVIEILCDHTGFWRYDNRENLPHDDEEEEG, from the exons ATCCCGACCTTCTTCCGCCCGAAGAAGATTAACGTCGGCTTCCTCGCGTCGGAGCTCAGAGCCAccgcgcaccgcgtcgcgctccagTACAAGGAGCGCGGCCTcctcgaagacgacgagtTGGAGGACCTGTGGGGCCGCATCAcggac TCGAGGATATCGTACGAGGAActgcgcgtcgtccgagacgatttcgcggcggcgctggatgCCGCCAAccccggtggcgacggcgcgggacgcgtgGCGCACTACTTCACCGCGAAGACGTTCGCGCGgttcgcccgcgacgcgcacggtcGGATCAACGGGAGAACGTTCATGGAGTTTGTGGTTCGACACGTCGCGCTCACGCAGTCGCGGATTAACCTCGGGTGCCACgactcggacgcggacgggtgGCTCACGGAGGACGATCTGGAGGCTTTCGTCGGAAGATcggtgacgacgatgacCGCGCTGCAGTCGCTCCCGATGGGATTCGCCAACCAGTACAGGCGCATCGCCACTCGAAGGTTCATGTTCTTCAAcgaccctcggcgacggggtaAGGCTCGCATAAGCGCGTTGCTCGCCAGCGACGCGCTCTCCGAATTTAACGAGCTGCACGCCGCGAGAGAGGACGACCCGAGCCTGGCGAAGAACTGGttctcgctcgcgtccgcgcagaGGGTGTACAAGTCCTACCTGGATCTGGACCTGGACATGAACGGGACTCTGTCAAAGGCGGAGCTCAAGAAGTACACGGTTGACCCGCGGAACGCAGCCTTGGGGTGCACCGCTCAAGGGCTGACGGACTTATTCGTGGACAGGCTGTTCGAGGAGCACTC GAAGGCGATGGAGTCGGAGATGGACTTTCACGCCTTCCTGGACTTTGTGCTCGCGTGGAGCGATAAGGAACATCCCGCCAGCCTGGCGTATTTcttccgcgtcctcgacgtgaACAGGACGGGCGCGCTGACAAACGCGGAGATCTGGACGTTTCTCAAGTCCATCCACGAGACCTGGACGTCGGACCCGGACAACTACGACCTGAACATGCTGGACGTTCAGGACGAGATCTTCGACATGGTCAAACCCGCGGAAGCCGGGAGGATCACCCTCGAGGACCTGCAGCGGTGCGGCTGCGCGGGGACGGTCATCGAGATTCTCTGCGATCACACCGGGTTCTGGAGGTACGATAACAGGGAGAACTTGccgcacgacgacgaggaagaagAGGGTGA